From Methylopila sp. M107, a single genomic window includes:
- a CDS encoding TonB-dependent receptor: MSRFLTLAGASIACAAASLPLAPAALADEHNLEEIRVEGAGRPASLTVPSLEETRRELERTPGAVEVIDAEDYKRSTPAMTIKDVLDYTPGVFAQPKWGDDTRLSIRGSGLSRNFHLRGVQLYMDGIPINTADGYGDFQEIDPSAYRLIEVYKGANALRFGANALGGAINFVTPSGRDANASVAQGALDAGAFGFLRAQASTSGVHGKADWFVTGAAQRANGFRDHSEGDAQRMSANLGYQFSDDVETRFYFNANTVDQNIPGAVTRDGALRHPKRAALGNILRDQERNIDTFRFANKTTVRFGETTRAEFGAFAADRHLMHPIFQWLDYRYFDYGGFARVTDEREIDGRANRFVAGVNLHNGRNDAQQFVNARDVGSEKGPKTFDATQTSSNVSLYGENTHYVVPSVGVVTGLQFLYAKRRQNDHFFEVDANRNDSGTETFSLASPKVGVLWDVDPSWQVFANVSRSVEAPSFGENNFTNTNPTIAKAQKAWTAEIGTRGRREDFTWDAAVYRAHIRDELQCQDPNAAGACSVVNLDKTIHQGVELGFGAAILKGLFVEGYDGGLVTKDGVKEGAADKLWLNVAYTFSDFRFDGGGNRLFYNPAIDPTSESLKGNKLPGAPRHFIRAELLYKHPAGFFAGPNVEWVPQAYYVDNANTEKTKRYALLGAKAGYDAGGAFSAYVEARNLTNEKYISSVSIAGRASDRATGVSKNLPLYEPGAGRALYAGVKYRW, from the coding sequence ATGTCTCGTTTTCTGACCCTCGCGGGCGCCTCGATCGCCTGCGCCGCCGCCTCGCTTCCGCTCGCGCCAGCCGCTTTGGCCGATGAGCACAATCTTGAAGAAATCCGCGTCGAAGGCGCCGGGAGGCCTGCCTCCCTCACCGTGCCCTCGCTCGAGGAAACCCGCCGCGAGCTCGAGCGGACGCCCGGCGCCGTCGAGGTGATCGACGCCGAGGACTACAAGCGCTCGACGCCCGCCATGACCATCAAGGACGTGCTCGACTACACGCCCGGCGTGTTCGCGCAGCCCAAGTGGGGCGACGACACCAGGCTCTCGATCCGCGGCTCGGGCCTGTCGCGCAATTTCCACCTGCGCGGCGTCCAGCTCTACATGGACGGCATCCCGATCAACACCGCCGACGGCTATGGCGACTTCCAGGAGATCGACCCCTCGGCCTACCGGCTGATCGAGGTCTACAAGGGCGCGAACGCGCTGCGCTTCGGCGCCAACGCGCTCGGCGGCGCGATCAACTTCGTGACGCCGTCCGGCCGCGACGCCAACGCCAGCGTCGCGCAAGGCGCGCTCGACGCCGGCGCCTTCGGCTTCCTGCGCGCGCAGGCGAGCACCTCCGGCGTCCACGGCAAGGCGGACTGGTTCGTAACGGGCGCTGCGCAGCGCGCGAACGGGTTCCGGGACCATTCCGAGGGCGACGCCCAGCGGATGAGCGCCAATCTCGGCTACCAGTTCTCCGACGACGTCGAGACGCGCTTCTATTTCAACGCCAACACGGTCGACCAGAACATTCCAGGCGCGGTGACGCGCGACGGCGCGCTGCGTCACCCGAAGCGGGCGGCGCTCGGCAATATCCTGAGGGACCAGGAGCGGAACATCGACACGTTCCGCTTCGCCAACAAGACGACGGTGCGGTTCGGGGAGACCACCAGGGCGGAGTTCGGCGCCTTCGCGGCCGACCGCCACCTGATGCACCCGATCTTCCAGTGGCTCGACTACCGCTACTTCGATTATGGCGGCTTCGCCCGCGTGACCGACGAGCGCGAGATCGACGGCCGCGCCAACCGCTTCGTCGCGGGCGTCAACCTGCACAACGGCCGGAACGACGCGCAGCAGTTCGTCAACGCGCGCGACGTCGGGAGCGAGAAGGGCCCGAAGACCTTCGACGCGACGCAGACCTCGTCCAACGTCTCGCTCTATGGCGAGAACACGCACTACGTGGTTCCGAGCGTCGGCGTCGTGACGGGCCTGCAGTTCCTCTACGCCAAGCGCCGCCAGAACGACCATTTCTTCGAGGTCGACGCGAACCGCAACGACAGCGGCACGGAAACCTTCTCGCTCGCGAGCCCGAAGGTCGGCGTGCTCTGGGACGTCGATCCGTCCTGGCAGGTCTTCGCCAACGTCTCGCGCAGCGTCGAGGCGCCGAGCTTCGGCGAGAACAACTTCACCAACACCAATCCGACCATCGCGAAGGCGCAGAAGGCCTGGACGGCCGAGATCGGCACGCGGGGACGGCGCGAGGACTTCACCTGGGACGCGGCGGTCTACCGCGCCCATATCCGCGACGAACTGCAGTGCCAGGACCCCAACGCCGCCGGCGCCTGCTCGGTCGTCAATCTCGACAAGACGATCCATCAGGGCGTCGAGCTCGGCTTCGGCGCGGCGATCCTCAAGGGCCTGTTCGTCGAGGGCTACGACGGCGGCCTCGTCACCAAGGACGGCGTGAAGGAGGGCGCGGCCGACAAGCTCTGGCTCAACGTCGCCTACACGTTCAGCGACTTCCGCTTCGACGGCGGCGGCAACCGACTTTTCTACAATCCAGCCATCGACCCAACGAGCGAGTCCCTGAAGGGCAACAAGCTCCCCGGCGCGCCGCGGCACTTCATCCGCGCGGAGCTGCTCTACAAACATCCGGCCGGGTTCTTCGCCGGACCGAACGTCGAGTGGGTGCCGCAGGCCTATTACGTCGACAACGCGAACACCGAGAAGACCAAGCGCTACGCCCTGCTCGGCGCCAAGGCCGGCTACGACGCCGGCGGGGCGTTCTCGGCCTATGTCGAGGCGCGCAACCTGACGAACGAGAAGTATATCTCGAGCGTCAGCATCGCGGGCCGGGCGAGCGACAGGGCGACCGGCGTCAGCAAGAACCTTCCGCTCTACGAGCCCGGCGCCGGCCGCGCGCTCTACGCAGGCGTGAAATATCGCTGGTAA
- a CDS encoding CoA ester lyase — translation MADLRLRRSVLYMPGSNQRALDKARELPADSLILDLEDAVAPDAKDIAREQVCAAVKSGGYGDKELIIRVNGPQTPWGEQDLKAAIEVKPHAILMPKVSSTAVLEHIANRLEALDAPEDIDVWAMIETPAAILNIQEIARARRTVPGCRLTCFVLGTNDLAKDTWAQLVKGRAPMMPWIMFTLAAARANGLTILDGVFNDISDVDGCREECRQSRDLGFDGKTIIHPSQIEPANTCFAPSEEEVSRAHSVIGAFDLEENAKRGAIKVDGRMYERQHLGMMRRAVAWHEAIRAKGT, via the coding sequence ATGGCCGATCTCCGCCTTCGCCGCAGCGTGCTCTACATGCCGGGCTCCAATCAGCGCGCCCTCGACAAGGCCCGGGAGCTTCCGGCCGACAGCCTGATCCTCGACCTGGAGGACGCCGTCGCGCCCGACGCCAAGGACATCGCGCGCGAACAGGTCTGCGCCGCCGTGAAGTCCGGCGGCTATGGCGACAAGGAACTCATCATCCGCGTCAACGGTCCCCAGACGCCGTGGGGCGAGCAGGACCTGAAGGCCGCGATCGAGGTCAAGCCTCACGCCATCCTGATGCCGAAGGTTTCCTCGACCGCGGTGCTCGAGCACATCGCCAACCGGCTCGAGGCGCTCGACGCGCCCGAGGACATCGACGTCTGGGCCATGATCGAGACGCCGGCCGCGATCCTCAACATCCAGGAGATCGCGCGCGCCCGACGCACCGTGCCCGGCTGCCGGCTGACCTGCTTCGTGCTCGGCACCAACGACCTCGCCAAGGACACCTGGGCGCAGCTCGTGAAGGGCCGCGCGCCGATGATGCCCTGGATCATGTTCACGCTCGCGGCCGCGCGCGCCAACGGGCTGACCATCCTCGACGGCGTGTTCAACGACATCTCCGACGTCGACGGCTGCCGGGAGGAGTGCCGCCAGTCGCGCGACCTCGGTTTCGACGGCAAGACCATCATCCATCCGAGCCAGATCGAGCCCGCCAACACCTGCTTCGCGCCGAGCGAGGAAGAGGTGTCGCGCGCCCACAGCGTGATCGGCGCGTTCGACCTCGAGGAGAACGCCAAGCGCGGCGCGATCAAGGTCGACGGGCGCATGTACGAACGCCAGCACCTCGGCATGATGCGCCGCGCCGTCGCCTGGCACGAGGCGATCCGCGCGAAGGGAACCTGA
- a CDS encoding EAL domain-containing protein, protein MPTTHTNPGAFIWRILVPLVGALVVTLAFSVWTLVEIAARQDAETERRSTTLLDFSFSHRSDDLVKIIRDYSYWGQAYKNTHIKFDRAWAYDGDNLGRSLFNNFSIDYLALVDPQDETIYIVQDGQLVANQEFKGVLEQLGDLVQEARGLSEDSPAVRKVIAIAGAPTVFAAAPMTTGGDPSVQAVPGPPTILLFGDQLSLEDLSDMSAKSLLSKLRVARDAADAAAKPHLTLAPGDAPQLTLRWDPRKPGSDLLRDFGPWLGLAALVLLALVGLIVGFARDATKTIESGARKLELAFRDAEHRSLHDPATGLPNRARLMAHLATALEKPSPCVAVVYCDLDSFKLINDTLGHPVGDFVLEVTAARLRAAAREDDLVSRVGGDEFVIVARRNTVEEVETLCRALLAAAPQPIEHLQHKLRVGLSIGVALAPRDATEAAELVRLADIALYQVKARGRRSFRFYQPEMSDGMFARAGMEHELARAIGSGELLLTFDPILDANTMNLVQVEARPMWRHPARGLIAADDFLPMAEETEMIGPLVAWLLRASCMAAAKWNGVDLAVTIPIRRLQPEQFGGHVEEALKSSGLEGKRLELCVTDASMLARAKESIAALERARTAGVLLSVAAENGGCPSMDALAALRFDVVRVGPRFLRSLRATGFERGILRSMIELAHSFGAIVTATGVETPDQLLLVQYDQCARVQGPLVAKPKKSGELGALLARDSAFHDRMTIGRKA, encoded by the coding sequence ATGCCGACGACACACACGAACCCTGGCGCGTTCATCTGGCGCATTCTGGTGCCCCTCGTCGGGGCGCTGGTGGTGACGCTCGCCTTCTCGGTGTGGACGCTGGTCGAGATCGCGGCGCGGCAGGACGCGGAAACCGAACGCCGCTCGACCACGCTGCTCGACTTCTCGTTCAGTCACCGAAGCGACGATCTGGTCAAGATCATCCGCGACTATTCGTATTGGGGCCAGGCTTACAAGAACACGCACATCAAGTTCGACCGCGCTTGGGCTTATGACGGCGACAATCTCGGTCGAAGCCTGTTCAACAATTTCAGCATCGACTATCTGGCGCTCGTCGATCCGCAGGACGAGACGATCTACATCGTCCAGGACGGCCAGCTGGTCGCGAACCAGGAGTTCAAGGGAGTCCTCGAACAGCTCGGCGACCTCGTCCAGGAAGCCCGCGGCCTGAGCGAGGACAGCCCCGCGGTCCGGAAGGTGATCGCGATCGCCGGGGCGCCCACGGTCTTCGCCGCGGCGCCGATGACGACCGGCGGCGATCCGAGCGTGCAAGCCGTGCCCGGCCCGCCCACGATCCTGCTGTTCGGCGATCAGCTGAGCCTCGAGGACCTGTCCGACATGAGCGCCAAGTCGCTCCTGTCCAAGCTGCGCGTCGCCCGCGACGCGGCCGACGCCGCGGCCAAGCCCCATCTCACGCTCGCCCCCGGCGACGCGCCGCAGCTCACTTTGCGGTGGGACCCGCGCAAGCCGGGCTCGGACCTGCTGCGCGATTTCGGGCCATGGCTCGGCCTCGCGGCGCTGGTCCTGCTCGCGCTCGTCGGCCTGATCGTCGGCTTTGCGCGCGACGCGACGAAGACGATCGAGAGCGGCGCGCGCAAGCTCGAGCTCGCCTTCCGCGACGCCGAGCACCGCTCCCTGCACGATCCGGCGACCGGGCTCCCGAACCGCGCCAGGCTGATGGCGCACCTCGCCACGGCGCTCGAAAAGCCGTCGCCCTGCGTCGCGGTCGTCTATTGCGATCTCGACAGCTTCAAGCTGATCAACGACACGCTCGGCCATCCGGTCGGCGATTTCGTGCTGGAGGTCACGGCCGCAAGGCTGCGGGCCGCCGCCCGCGAGGACGATCTCGTCTCGCGCGTCGGCGGCGACGAGTTCGTCATCGTGGCGCGCCGCAACACGGTCGAGGAGGTCGAGACGCTCTGCCGCGCGCTGCTCGCCGCAGCCCCGCAGCCGATCGAGCACCTGCAGCACAAGCTCCGCGTCGGGCTGTCGATCGGTGTCGCGCTCGCCCCGCGCGACGCGACCGAGGCGGCGGAGCTGGTGCGGCTGGCCGACATCGCGCTCTACCAGGTCAAGGCCCGGGGCCGCCGGTCCTTCCGGTTCTATCAGCCCGAAATGAGCGACGGCATGTTCGCGCGGGCCGGCATGGAACACGAACTCGCCCGCGCCATCGGCTCGGGCGAGCTGCTGCTGACGTTCGATCCGATCCTCGACGCGAACACGATGAACCTCGTGCAGGTCGAGGCGCGGCCGATGTGGCGCCATCCCGCCCGAGGTCTGATCGCCGCCGACGACTTTCTGCCGATGGCGGAGGAGACCGAGATGATCGGTCCGCTCGTCGCGTGGCTGCTGCGGGCGAGCTGCATGGCGGCGGCGAAGTGGAACGGCGTCGACCTCGCGGTCACGATCCCGATTCGCCGCCTTCAGCCCGAGCAGTTCGGCGGCCATGTCGAGGAGGCGCTGAAATCTTCGGGCCTCGAGGGCAAGCGCCTTGAACTCTGCGTGACGGACGCCTCGATGCTCGCGCGCGCAAAGGAATCGATCGCGGCGCTCGAACGCGCGCGGACCGCGGGCGTCCTGCTGTCCGTCGCGGCGGAGAATGGCGGATGTCCCTCGATGGACGCGCTCGCGGCGCTCCGGTTCGACGTGGTGCGGGTCGGTCCGCGGTTTCTGCGCAGCCTGAGGGCGACGGGCTTTGAACGCGGCATCCTGCGCTCGATGATCGAGCTCGCCCATTCGTTCGGCGCGATCGTCACCGCGACCGGCGTCGAGACGCCAGACCAGCTTCTCCTGGTCCAGTACGACCAATGCGCGCGCGTGCAGGGACCGCTGGTGGCGAAGCCGAAGAAGTCCGGCGAGCTCGGCGCGCTGCTGGCGCGGGATTCGGCCTTTCATGATCGCATGACGATCGGACGTAAGGCCTAG
- a CDS encoding metal ABC transporter substrate-binding protein has protein sequence MKLNRLVAAAFAAGLISSPAVAEPLKAVASFSILGDLVSQVGGDRVRVETLVGPNGDAHVFSPSPADARKVAEAKIVFENGLGLEGWMSKLAKSAGSGARVVVVSKGVSPIEMKDEDDHAHGSHGHGAVDPHAWQNVRNVVAYVKNIRDALVSADPDGAEAYEARTEAYVERLEALNAEIEEAWAKIPIDRRKIITSHDAFGYFAMAYGLEIIAPQGVSTESEASAKDVARIIRQIKNEKTPAVFIENISDKRLIERIARETGAKVGGALYSDALSPRDGPAATYIDMMRSNLRTLTQALTS, from the coding sequence ATGAAGCTCAACCGACTCGTCGCCGCGGCCTTCGCGGCCGGCCTGATCTCATCGCCCGCCGTCGCGGAGCCGCTCAAGGCCGTGGCGAGCTTCTCGATCCTCGGCGACCTTGTCAGCCAGGTCGGCGGCGACCGCGTCCGGGTCGAGACGCTCGTCGGCCCGAACGGCGACGCCCATGTCTTCTCGCCCTCCCCGGCCGACGCCAGAAAGGTCGCGGAGGCGAAGATCGTCTTCGAGAACGGCCTCGGCCTCGAAGGGTGGATGTCGAAGCTCGCAAAGTCGGCCGGATCCGGCGCGCGGGTCGTGGTGGTCTCGAAAGGCGTCAGCCCGATCGAGATGAAGGACGAGGACGACCACGCGCATGGTTCGCACGGCCATGGCGCGGTCGATCCCCACGCTTGGCAGAACGTGCGCAACGTCGTGGCCTATGTGAAGAACATCCGCGACGCGCTGGTCTCGGCCGATCCCGACGGCGCCGAGGCCTACGAGGCCAGGACCGAGGCCTATGTCGAAAGGCTGGAGGCGCTCAACGCCGAGATCGAGGAGGCTTGGGCCAAGATTCCGATCGATCGGCGCAAGATCATCACCTCGCACGACGCCTTCGGCTACTTCGCCATGGCGTACGGCCTTGAAATCATCGCCCCGCAGGGCGTCTCGACCGAATCCGAAGCGTCCGCCAAGGACGTCGCCAGGATCATCCGCCAGATCAAGAACGAAAAGACACCAGCCGTCTTTATCGAAAACATTTCGGACAAACGGCTGATCGAACGGATCGCGAGGGAGACCGGCGCGAAGGTCGGCGGCGCGCTCTATTCCGACGCTTTGTCGCCCCGGGACGGCCCGGCCGCCACCTATATCGACATGATGCGATCAAACCTCAGGACGTTGACGCAGGCCCTGACGAGCTGA
- a CDS encoding metal ABC transporter permease, producing the protein MNFYDALIGPFVEFDFMRRALVGSLALSLGAGPVGVFLMLRRMSLAGDAMAHAILPGAAIGFLVAGLSLPAMTIGGLAAGVAVALGAGLVARVTSQKEDASLAAFYLLSLALGVTLVSLKGSNVDLLHVLFGSVLALENDALVLLASVSTVTLVTLALVYRPLVLECVDPAFLGSVSRSGGPAHLVFLGLVVLNLVAGFQALGTLLSVGVMMLPAAAAAFWSNRLGPMFAISVAIGALASVAGLLGSYHSGAPTGPAIILAAGAIYLASILFGATGGVAWRALPARRHRTA; encoded by the coding sequence ATGAATTTCTACGACGCCCTGATCGGCCCTTTCGTCGAGTTCGACTTCATGCGCCGCGCGCTGGTCGGCTCGCTCGCCCTGTCGCTCGGCGCGGGCCCCGTCGGCGTGTTCCTCATGCTGCGCCGGATGAGCCTTGCGGGCGACGCGATGGCGCACGCCATCCTGCCGGGGGCTGCGATCGGCTTCCTGGTCGCGGGGCTCTCGCTGCCCGCCATGACGATCGGCGGCCTCGCGGCCGGCGTCGCGGTGGCGCTCGGCGCCGGGCTGGTGGCGCGCGTCACGAGCCAGAAGGAGGACGCCTCGCTTGCCGCCTTCTACCTGCTGTCGCTCGCGCTCGGCGTGACGCTGGTCTCGCTGAAGGGCTCGAACGTCGACCTGCTCCACGTGCTGTTCGGCTCGGTGCTCGCGCTCGAGAACGACGCGCTCGTGCTGCTCGCGAGCGTCTCGACCGTCACGCTCGTCACGCTCGCGCTGGTCTACCGGCCGCTGGTGCTCGAATGCGTCGATCCGGCCTTTCTCGGCTCGGTCAGCAGGTCCGGAGGGCCGGCGCACCTCGTCTTCCTCGGCCTCGTCGTGCTGAACCTCGTGGCCGGCTTCCAGGCGCTCGGCACGCTGCTGTCCGTCGGCGTGATGATGCTGCCGGCCGCGGCCGCCGCCTTCTGGTCGAACCGGCTCGGGCCGATGTTCGCGATCTCGGTCGCGATCGGCGCGCTGGCGAGCGTCGCAGGCCTGCTCGGCTCCTACCACAGCGGCGCGCCCACCGGCCCCGCCATCATCCTGGCGGCGGGCGCGATCTACCTCGCGTCGATCCTGTTCGGGGCCACGGGCGGCGTCGCCTGGCGCGCCCTGCCCGCCCGCCGCCATCGCACCGCCTGA